A stretch of the Aphis gossypii isolate Hap1 chromosome 2, ASM2018417v2, whole genome shotgun sequence genome encodes the following:
- the LOC114130810 gene encoding uncharacterized protein LOC114130810, whose product MIIKKTLLVSGFVLFGCMFSINKAADDADTADKELMSKLITVAFKCFKDADWGTCGEMITTKYDITQAKYKQCTCHMACAGEDLGLINSNGQPEPAKFLEYVKRINNSVIKSQLQHIYDKCQNVKGTEKCDLAEQFAICAFKESPEMKERVTKLIEMLVKMKPKSK is encoded by the exons ATGATAATCAAAAAGACGTTGTTGGTATCAGGATTTGTACTTTTCGGTTGCATGTTTTCAATCAATAAG GCTGCCGATGATGCAGATACAGCGGATAAGGAATTAATGTCAAAATTAATCACTGTggcttttaaatgttttaaggaTGCTGATTGGG gcACGTGCGGCGAAATGATAACaactaaatatgatataactcaAGCTAAGTACAAACAATGTACA tgtcaCATGGCGTGTGCCGGGGAAGACCTTGGTTTG ATAAATAGTAATGGGCAACCCGAACCTGCCAAATTCCTTGAATACGTGAAACGTATCAATAATTCTGTTATTAAGAGTCAATTGCAACATATTTACGACAAATGCCAAAATG tcAAAGGTACGGAGAAATGCGATCTTGCAGAGCAATTTGCTATATGTGCTTTTAAGGAATCGCCAGAA ATGAAAGAACGAGTGACTAAATTGATCGAAATGTTGGTGAAGATGAAACCAAAATCGAAATAA